The Manihot esculenta cultivar AM560-2 chromosome 1, M.esculenta_v8, whole genome shotgun sequence genome has a window encoding:
- the LOC110625896 gene encoding protein DOWNY MILDEW RESISTANCE 6, with protein sequence MDTHTKVLSSGIRHSNLPESYIRPESERPRLSEVLPCKDVPVIDLGCEDRTKIAQLIGDACANYGFFQVVNHGVTIEDVEKMLGAADEFFKLPVEEKLKLYSDDPSKTMRLSTSFNVNKEKVHNWRDYLRLHCYPLHQYVPEWPSNPPSFKEIVSNYCAEVRKLGFRLQELISESLGLEGDYIKRVLGEQGQHMAVNYYPPCPEPELTYGLPGHTDPNALTILLQDSQVSGLQVLQNGKWFAVNPHPNAFVINIGDQLQALSNGKYKSVWHRAVVNAEKARMSVASFLCPHDDAVISPATQQHGVGAIYRDFTYAEYYKKFWSRNLDQEHCLELFKN encoded by the exons ATGGACACTCACACAAAAGTTCTTTCCTCTGGAATCCGGCACTCAAACCTCCCGGAAAGTTACATCCGGCCGGAATCCGAACGTCCTCGGCTATCAGAAGTTTTACCATGCAAGGACGTTCCGGTTATCGACTTGGGTTGTGAAGATAGGACCAAAATTGCGCAGCTAATCGGCGACGCCTGTGCTAACTACGGGTTTTTTCAG GTGGTAAATCATGGAGTGACCATAGAAGATGTGGAGAAAATGTTAGGAGCGGCAGATGAGTTCTTCAAGTTGCCAGTGGAAGAGAAGCTGAAGCTTTACTCAGATGACCCATCAAAGACAATGAGACTTTCTACAAGTTTTAATGTGAATAAGGAGAAAGTTCACAACTGGAGAGATTATCTGAGACTCCATTGTTATCCTCTTCACCAGTATGTGCCTGAGTGGCCTTCTAATCCTCCTTCATTCAA GGAGATTGTGAGTAATTACTGTGCGGAAGTTCGAAAACTTGGGTTTCGGTTGCAAGAACTGATTTCAGAGAGCTTAGGGCTTGAAGGAGACTACATAAAGAGGGTATTGGGTGAACAAGGGCAACACATGGCAGTGAACTATTACCCACCATGTCCAGAGCCAGAACTCACCTATGGATTACCAGGACACACAGACCCCAATGCTCTCACAATTTTACTTCAAGACTCTCAAGTTTCTGGCCTTCAAGTTCTTCAGAATGGCAAATGGTTTGCTGTTAATCCTCACCCAAATGCTTTTGTCATTAACATTGGGGATCAGTTACAG GCACTGAGTAATGGCAAGTACAAAAGTGTATGGCATAGAGCCGTTGTTAATGCAGAAAAAGCTAGGATGTCTGTTGCTTCCTTCCTTTGCCCACATGATGATGCTGTAATTAGCCCAGCAACTCAACAACATGGAGTTGGAGCCATATATAGGGATTTCACTTATGCTGAATATTATAAGAAGTTTTGGAGCAGGAACTTGGATCAAGAGCATTGTTTGGAACTTTTCAAGAACTAG
- the LOC110625885 gene encoding caffeic acid 3-O-methyltransferase has translation MGSTAETQMTPTQISDEEANLFAVQLTSASVLPMVLKSAIELDLLEIIGKAGPGAFLSPTDIASQLPTSNPDAPVMLDRILRLLASYSILKFSPRTLPDGKVERLYGLAPVCKFLTKNEDGVSIAALCLMNQDKVLIESWYHLKDAVLEGGIPFNKAYGMTAFEYHGTDPRFNKVFNKGMADHSTLAMKKILETYEGFQGLSSIVDVGGGTGAVLSMIVSKYPSIKGINFDLPHVIDDAPPHPGVEHVGGDMFVSVPKGDAIFMKWICHDWSDEHCLKFLKNCYNALPPNGKVIVAECILPVAPDNSLATKTVVHIDCIMLAHNPGGKERTEKEFEALAKGAGFQGFRVVCRAFHTYLMEFLKSA, from the exons ATGGGTTCAACCGCCGAAACTCAAATGACTCCTACTCAGATCTCAGACGAAGAGGCAAATCTCTTTGCTGTGCAACTAACTAGCGCATCTGTACTCCCTATGGTATTGAAATCTGCTATTGAGCTCGACCTGCTTGAAATCATCGGTAAAGCTGGTCCTGGTGCGTTCCTGTCGCCGACCGACATCGCTTCTCAGTTGCCCACCAGCAATCCAGATGCTCCAGTGATGTTGGACCGTATCTTGCGACTCTTAGCCAGCTACTCCATACTTAAATTTTCTCCGAGAACCCTTCCTGATGGCAAAGTTGAGAGGCTGTATGGTCTTGCTCCTGTATGCAAATTCTTGACGAAAAATGAAGATGGCGTCTCTATTGCCGCTCTTTGTCTGATGAACCAGGACAAAGTCCTCATAGAAAGCTG GTATCACTTGAAAGATGCAGTTCTTGAAGGAGGCATTCCATTTAACAAGGCATATGGAATGACAGCATTCGAATATCATGGCACAGATCCAAGATTTAACAAGGTTTTCAATAAGGGAATGGCTGACCACTCAACCCTTGCCATGAAGAAAATTCTTGAGACTTACGAAGGCTTCCAAGGCCTTTCTTCCATTGTGGATGTTGGTGGTGGAACTGGAGCGGTCCTCAGCATGATCGTCTCCAAATACCCTTCAATCAAAGGCATTAACTTCGATTTGCCCCATGTTATTGACGACGCTCCACCCCATCCTG GAGTGGAGCATGTTGGTGGAGACATGTTCGTTAGTGTTCCTAAAGGAGATGCCATTTTCATGAAG TGGATATGCCACGACTGGAGTGATGAACACTGCTTAAAATTCTTGAAGAATTGTTACAATGCGCTGCCACCAAATGGGAAGGTGATAGTAGCAGAATGCATTCTTCCTGTGGCGCCAGATAACAGCCTCGCCACCAAGACAGTGGTCCACATTGACTGCATCATGTTGGCTCACAACCCAGGTGGGAAAGAGAGAACTGAAAAGGAATTTGAGGCATTGGCCAAGGGAGCTGGATTTCAAGGTTTCAGAGTGGTGTGCAGAGCCTTTCATACCTATTTGATGGAATTCTTGAAGAGCGCCTGA